A genomic region of Lytechinus pictus isolate F3 Inbred chromosome 2, Lp3.0, whole genome shotgun sequence contains the following coding sequences:
- the LOC129253839 gene encoding glutathione synthetase-like codes for MVLLMVLFTEKTGLNNMSDPSLDPIMPLPLDQALLNDMQDQARDFALSHGVVMRMPHRPERSEVICHAPYTLIPSPFPRMFFEKAKRLQVAINLLLYKVSQNREFLTRTLSRTIEGDDFTGRLFKIYQQVHEEKATKDIELGLLRTDYMLDTARGESGNLALSMVEMNTIAASFAALAGNVASLHRFLLRLCHKDFELSCIPDNQAIEGLAEAIVKAFHLYGQPSASVVFIVTSKEPNIFEQRFLEYAITKCDHRVKVIRRTMGDIGQRGQLTKDRRLFIDGSEVGVLYYRSCYVPTHFHSEHEWNGKLMGEQSRAVVCPSISWHLVGTKKVQQELAKPGVLEQFVDDKEMADFIRSSFAGQYTLDLTPEGDEAALRGIENPKKFVMKPQREGGGNNIYDDEVRTTLKKLAGQQEREGYILMDRILPPIHQNYLQPCGGFDDLKLSKVISELGIFGTFISHNGEVVLNESKGHLLRTKSTDENEGGVASGSSCLDSPFLT; via the exons atggtaTTGTTAATGGTTTTATTTACAGAGAAAACAGGTTTGAACAACATGTCTGATCCATCACTGGACCCCATCATGCCATTGCCGTTAGACCAGGCACTTCTGAATGATATGCAGGACCAAGCCAGGGACTTTGCATTAAGCCATGGTGTGGTCATGAGGATGCCCCATCGACCAgaaaggtcagaggtcatctGTCATGCTCCCTACACACTCATCCCTTCTCCATTTCCAAGGATGTTCTTTGAGAAGGCCAAGAGACTTCAGGTGGCCATTAATTTGCTTTTGTACAAAGTTAGTCAGAACAGAGAGTTCTTAACAAGAACATTGTCAAG AACAATAGAAGGGGATGATTTCACAGGCAGACTATTCAAGATATATCAACAAGTACATGAAGAAAAGGCAACAAAA gaTATTGAATTGGGTCTGTTAAGAACAGATTACATGCTTGATACTGCTAGGGGAGAGTCTGGTAATTTAGCGCTTTCCATGGTTGAAATGAACACAATAGCTGCTTCGTTTGCTGCCCTCGCTGGCAATGTTGCATCATTACATAG ATTTCTTCTAAGGTTATGTCACAAAGATTTTGAGCTTTCGTGTATACCAGACAATCAAGCTATTGAAGGTTTGGCTGAAGCCATTGTCAAAGCATTCCACCTCTATGGTCAACCTAG TGCCTCAGTAGTGTTCATCGTCACATCCAAAGAACCCAACATCTTTGAACAAAGGTTCCTGGAATATGCAATCACAAAGTGTGACCACAGGGTAAAGGTCATCAGGAGAACAATGGGTGACATCGGTCAAAGGGGTCAACTCACCAAGGACAGGAGGTTATTCAT agATGGTTCAGAGGTTGGAGTTTTGTACTACCGATCATGCTATGTCCCCACTCATTTTCATTCAGAACAT GAATGGAATGGCAAGCTGATGGGAGAACAGTCTAGAGCTGTGGTCTGTCCGTCAATCTCTTGGCATCTCGTTGGGACTAAGAAGGTCCAGCAGGAACTGGCCAAGCCAGGGGTCCTAGAACAGTTTGTCGATGACAAGGAGATGGCAGATTTCATTAGGTCCTCGTTTGCAGGCCAGTACACATTGGATCTG ACACCAGAGGGTGATGAAGCTGCCCTCAGAGGGATTGAAAACCCAAAGAAATTTGTCATGAAACCACAAAGAGAGGGCGGAG GTAATAACATCTACGATGACGAGGTGCGTACCACACTTAAAAAGTTGGCCGGCCAACAAGAGAGGGAGGGCTATATCTTGATGGATCGAATCCTACCCCCCATCCATCAGAACTACCTGCAGCCATGTGGGGGGTTCGATGACCTCAAGCTGTCAAAGGTCATAAGTGAGCTTGGAATATTTGGAACGTTTATAAG